In the genome of Astatotilapia calliptera chromosome 18, fAstCal1.2, whole genome shotgun sequence, the window ccaaccccccaaaaaagacaaattatggaattttctgcaactgaatatttcattaattttcattggtcttccttgagtttggcctcattggctcagtgggcattataacctacagctcttgcaccaattttgaacataacaatgaagctgaaaaaatgtagttgttcaccagcatcgcaattccattactttttatcatggcttaccttggtgtggtttgcaaagtgcttcagaaagatgaggaaatctgtttcttgcacccatcctgatttatttccaccagtacttcctactggtccatctctgacacagtggtctgcataatgtatgtgtgggaacacaaacagtgaagtaattgtgttgccaatggcattaaccgcatatacaaaagcgactagtgaacctctctctgctgatgtcgctgccccaacttgtttaatataagttaaagtaaaagtgtggcaagttgtaacatctgcattattgttacaactaactcagactgttgctgttacaactgacccagactcctatagccatgaactagctaacattacagccaacggctaaaacactagcactaaagacctacacagaatatatccccatagacatacaaataacataatttaagtttgatgactttaactgcaaagcagataatgctattaaacattgaaataaagtagaaaaacttactttttggcatacaaattactttttttcatgttaaattgtctgtgtttgacaaaatgtgctgatttttcacatgtgatagcagaactgagttgggcatgcacaggatgagtcacatcatttgaaacttagccctgattggagaaattggaagcgttacaactgacccacgttacaactatccccggtctcccctacacatgttaatgtgatctctggtctctcagagacacaggtctccgagtgtccagcattcagacagCTACCCGAGGACACTCTtcgtgtgagagaaaatctgctcacacagatatgtagagccaagtactgtcaataaggcctctgcaatgttctgaagacagttaaacttgtcaggtatgtccagcaggtgaacatgcaagctccatgaacacgcacagctgtggattccagctgcttcgatgttgcattaactggcattaactcagccagttaatgcgagacaaatctagctgctcattaaagctttctggtttgttcagaaaataaaacattggtccatacgcctgaaagtcccaaaaacgCATTGTGTCTCGAGTCTACGGCTGTATCCATGtatttccgtggtgctgatgctgtgctgagtggaaagctcctgaagcttttgaagtgtcgAAATGTGGAAAGCTAACAACATCACTCTCACCGGTAGgataagttatttttagccaattacaagttgaatctgatagttggggttgttagttaaaataccgtcattaagaagcggcacaaccaatgtgtctatgcgagctacTTTGCAATGTGCACCGCTGgcgcagccatttattttttaatgcaccttctcagattaattcactgcgtgtggtgcccagggctggactgggacaaaaaaatcggcccgggcattttgactagagaccggcccaccaggtattatatatggcttttcctataggAAAAAGCCatataactgactgtaaaaagtcagcacaacaaaaataaactccacctaaacttggtttatatctgacccagatagactgcaggtaataacttcttacctgaagttcagttcacctgacactcggaccggcggctgcctcgggtctctcctcctgcctcccctttccctcatccacctgccagcctccaccacttgctaatgttactgaatctgtggaagctccgccatagccaatccaccacctttcattgtttataccgttacaaaaaaaaaaaaaagaattaaaaaaaagcatatgcccggtatgcctgATGGCCAGTCCatctatggtcgtgccatcagttaaccctgagcccagggttgccgacccctgttcTAGATATTTTAATAACAGAAGTACTTGGAGAAGAATTGTTCCAACATGTCTCCAAGCACAGtgtggaaaatatgttaaagAAATCTTAAATAACAGTACAGGTCAGCTGAGAGTGAACTCTTTTTCTGACAGCTGAGGCTGTGACCCGCAGTATGGTGAACTTGAAGCAGTACTATTGGATCTTAGTTTAGCATTTGGCAATATTTTTATGTAAGCATgggcacgtttttttttttatttgtttgtttatcaaagacaaagcaaatggaagatcgtgaaggacctcagccatcccaacaacagactgttctctctgttgaggtcaggaaagcgattccgctccctgaagaccaacacagagagactgaggaggagcttcttcccgcaggcgatacggtctctcaatcacaccaccacacagtactgacccacacatatagttcttacacacacactggactttctggactttggttttgcacaacactggtcactatattcttcatttccggttaatacttgtacagctgctgttattgtgtatatatttatttatatttagatttcttcatacattcttatatagttctatattgtgtattgtgtattttgttgtacagttattttattttcaactttaatttatatattttatcttattcttcccagttaaatttacccttcattctaatttgtgttgtacagttatttcatttttaaccttaatttatattttattccttcctagttaaatttaccctttttaatttttcatatttatttcctatcttattcatagccttttcctttttttgttttctttaggtcacgagcagttgtccaagcatttcactacatatcgtactgtgtatgactgtgtatgtgacaaataaaatttgaatttgatttgaatttgaatttggtaTTAACTAAGTGATATTCCACCAAAGATGTCCAAAATGCTTTTAATTGGTTAGATGTTTCTGTCAAATTATAATTGATTCAATTCTGTAAATTTCTAGTTTGTTATAAAAACTGTTTGAATTAATAATTAACttactgtctgtgaaggttcttagtcatccaggtcatgataGTATAAGGAGCTCggaaagaaaagtgtcctgacttctttaagttgcttgaagatgtttcacgtCTCATCCGAGAAGTTTCTTAAgttcacacgagccaaggtgtgaaaacggatgtaggtcacaatcaggcAAGGTTTCGGGTAAGCTCATTGTAAAACCTAGCCTCACCTATCATGCGATTTCCTGAGCTGAAATGACCCAtgtacactgtacagcatacactacattgttaagtttgtctgaggaatgcccagacctctccaccatttgaccctagaactcaAGAAGATGAACTGatgtccagacacttttctttccaagctccttagacaattagcttactgctaaaaaaaataattgttgaTCAATTCCCAACAAGCTGATTCTGTTCTTCTGCGTTTTGAGTGAAAGATGTTCAGAATTGACTTTCTGGGATGTTTTTAAAgggtgattgattgattgattgattgattgattgattgattgattgattgattgattgattgattgattgatcaagacatttttttttcaatcaactTGTGAtcataacaaaaacacatgcaaccaacacaaacaataaacatggaTGTACTTGATTAtgatattattataattattatttgtctttatttaggGCCTGAACATGTGTTCGTGGAGCATGGAAAAGACTTACTTCTGGATATAAAAGGCTCTGTTGCACTCACCCAAGGGGCAGATTTTTTCTGGAGATTTAATATCATTCACATAGTAGCTAAAAGTAATTATCTTAATTCAGTAGTGTTTGGCACATATAAAGGCAGGGCTAAGATTTTTGTACAAAATAATTCTTTGCTGTTGAAGAATGTGCAACACAGTGACAGCGGAGATTATATTGCAATAGTAAGTGGGGAACAAAACCAGAGGGTAGCTGAATACAAGGTCATAGTCCAAGGTAggtttctatttttattataaCTGTTAAATACTCATGCAGCATAGACCAGCTGTAACTCTCTTTGTGCCTGTTGTTGCTCCTCAGATCCAGTTTCTCCAGTTAACCTGACAGTGGACTCTGTGGACAGCAGTTCAAACTCCTGTAACCTCACTGTGACCTGCAGCACAGTGGATTCTCACATCAGCAGCAGGTTTAGATGTGACACCCAAAACTGCTCTCAtgtagaaaatagaaaaaaagccaAGCCCTGTTCTTCCACTCTCATTATTTATTTGCAGCAAGACTTCATCATCTGTAATCACAGCAACCAAGTGAGCTGGAAACACAAGACAGAAAAGATAACATCTTACTGCAAGACACTTTCAGGTAAGAATAAAAGACAATCTCACAAAGGGTAGCTGAATACAAGGTCATAGTCCAAGGTGCATGTTGAGTATTATATAAGCACAGAACCACAACAAGCAGTGCAAAATTAATCATATGAAATCATTTGTCTGCTTCTATTTATCTGAAATAGAATTTAATAGCAAACTGATGTTAAAGACCTGGGTAGATAATGTTGATAATTAATTACTGTTCATTCATAAATTTCTTCCCATTAGTAGTGCTGCTTTTTCAAATGGAATATACCCATTCATTTTTGGGAGAAGTATTTGCATAATATTTTTATCATGCATTGTATTTgatgtagtgttttgttttatgttctcCACCACAGATATACCACCAAATTTGTCAGTAGCTTCctagtgataaaaaaaaaagaaagaaactgagaGACTAAACCCACATTAGCAGCACTTTTAAATGTGACACTGAAACTCAGACCTGCTGAGAATCAGCCAAGAAAGTCACAGCCTTTGGTGCTTGATTTCAATTTATAGGTTGGAATTAAACTTAAAGAGTGGGagcaattctttttttaaaataaaaatttagtGTTTCCAATTAAATATGTTCACAAACttagaaaaatacaaataagtacatGTGGAACATTGGctcataaaaataataacataaatcTTGAACCTTTTTGTTAGGCTTACAAGTAGTTTGTTGTTATGTTTGACATGACAAAAAGCAGAaagtgttaggttttgtattgttgattgtcatttatgcttagaaatatttaaccatatatgcttagaagtatataatcatttgtagattgaaagaatgtctcatcctaggaggtctgtaacaactctgtgtagcatgaagaggGGAGTGCGTTCACTCCTCCACAGAGTGTCCTGGAATAGATCACATACCCCCTAGGAGAGGTTTTATCTTTTCTTAttgatatatggtatagcaaacacacgtatatctgtttgagtgtaagagccttttgtttagatggacCCGttagactcctggcaccagcgggtcacatcttgacctcacacaaatcacacacacacacacacacacacacacacacacacacatgcagtattctttgttcacatgtatacctatgtaagatgttatatgttaatgaccctatgcatattcatgtaaccacaataaaaggagtgctgtggggaacctggctgagagtctgacggaggtcaagtggtggaacgacacttgactccaggcaggtctccctcatgcatgagtaacatgaagaactttgcctacccgtgtcttgctttgctgtgtaattatattgtcttcaacgttccagcggataggttcaagctacaaacctatcagaaagagtgaaaaataattgattaaaTATTGAAAACTTAAAACGTGGTATTGCATAAGGTCTTTCTTTGGAGCCTTTTATGCATGTACTTGCATGTATTTTGAATTAGAGTTCACTAAgttacaaagtaaaaaaaaattgctattaaatctatttaaattcaaatttagaCCTTAGTAGTTTTCTTTTGACCATCTTGTGCTTAATGTCACATTCTGGATCTGAGTTTGTGGTGAAGTCATGGTTTTCTGTGTTGCAGGTTCAGAGACTCCCTCTGATGGCATCTCCATCTGTCTGCTGAAGGCAGTCCTGCTCTCCGTCAGTCTGATCATCATGGTGTTGGCTGTAATCAGTGTCTACCTCATAGCAAAGCATaagaagaaaagataaaaatggaCCAGACTACAAACGTACATAAATACTTCACAAGAAAATTTCACAGGGCATGtattaataattttttaaaaatcttttcacTTTGGAAAAATAATGCTTTACtcaatgttgattttttttttttgaggatttgttctttaaaaaaaacatcagcaaaaacTGTATTTATGGGTCCGATTTCGCctaactgtgtgtgtttccagaacacGACCAGAAGAGGGCAGTGGGTTACTGTTGTGTAACGTGGAGTAAGGAGAGATGCACCGTGCCATCACAGCTGATACCCAgccttcagttcagttcaattttatttatatagcgccaagcccaccaaaacaactccctgataacgactgtgtgatgactattcttcccgccccatgaaggacacctggattggctggaggactgtttacttagcctgataggccgaaggacactgtctcagctaaactatggacacgcacacacacacacttacactgataagcactcactcatccccctccctttccaacgccttcgatgcttgtgccctaccggggatgatagcagtcaactggaccagcacagatgctgcaggaccggatgcgctgtctacgccggctctctcttaccctttacccgcccctgttgcttgtctcgtgtttctatggtgtattgatagtcatgtgcttttgtgctgaggtgttttttcttttatcaaactgttctcccactaggagctcagtctgagtggagttttttttttctcctcctcttacctcatgtagtgtattttcgttgttttttttcctatcagcctaccttctgacatgcctgcccaatgtgatgtttgtgtaaagttggtcagaaggttcctttgtgagtgcgcatgcgccattagcgtgctgcctgctgtaacccctaatttccctcgggatgaataaagtattctgattctgattctgattctgaaatcacaacagcagtcgcctcaaggcgcttcatattgtaaggtacacccaacaataatacatacagaaaaCCCCCCAACAATTATGACCCCCtacgagcaagcactttggcaacagagggaaggaaaaactcccttttaacaggatgaaacctccagcagaaccaggctcagggaggggcagccatctgccacgaccgtttggggtgagagaaggaagacaggatgctgtggaagagagccataTGAGGCTTATGTGTTGAAATGGTCACAATGCTAGAAAGACCTTTTCCCATTCTGATAGTAAGTAGATCATCTATAAGGTTTAAGATCAAAGATTGAAGTTTGATCTAAATGTTAACAGAGAGATGCAGTCTGAgtagtgaaaatgcaaattctaatgtttgtgtgtgtaaacgCGAATCCATCATCGACCTGTTTATTCATGTCGGAGTTTAAGAGGATAAGAACTATGTCACCAACCCATCATTATACTTTTGAACAAGAAAAATAGAGTTAAATGTTGTAAAGGTTAAACACAGAATTATTATTCATATGTGATTTTGCTGATAGTTAATTATGTGCAATACTGGTCAGAACATAATCTGTAAATTTAAAGATGTTTGAGGCTAAAATGATGAATAAGGAAAAGTAAGAAAAGAGAATAATGATTTTAGAGACAGGCCTAACTCAGGCCTA includes:
- the LOC113011285 gene encoding uncharacterized protein LOC113011285, whose product is SSRRRYGPEHVFVEHGKDLLLDIKGSVALTQGADFFWRFNIIHIVAKSNYLNSVVFGTYKGRAKIFVQNNSLLLKNVQHSDSGDYIAIVSGEQNQRVAEYKVIVQDPVSPVNLTVDSVDSSSNSCNLTVTCSTVDSHISSRFRCDTQNCSHVENRKKAKPCSSTLIIYLQQDFIICNHSNQVSWKHKTEKITSYCKTLSGSETPSDGISICLLKAVLLSVSLIIMVLAVISVYLIAKHKKKR